Proteins from one Acropora muricata isolate sample 2 chromosome 9, ASM3666990v1, whole genome shotgun sequence genomic window:
- the LOC136928289 gene encoding alpha-1A adrenergic receptor-like, with amino-acid sequence MSNAASNFSSSSSEDSDSLRTNFPRTSLVIILGVLSFGTVVGNCIVCIAIKSHPALRHVTYLSIFSLAIADLLVGCIAMPSYILKKFDWHEPLQTIICDIFRSSYFLTSYASVLSLSVISVERLIAIRKPLDHVTIVTRGRVIMALFISWFDALIVSLLPFVPWDSDPPYKECNYEPTRWWSIMVIICNVIIPFLVIVVCYSHMYLTAKSHIKKMANDKITLRENKGRVSAYKERKERRGNITIMIVIGVFVACWFPSCFYYFLQKTCPKCFPQSFQTKQSFVNAFVKLLTFASSFLNPLIYCWRSREFRSVFMKICLRKKKRLSESITHYFSKYTSRRNTDQSCKADVETPDASKPLNAKETEQEILTESTA; translated from the coding sequence ATGTCTAACGCAGCAAGCaatttttcatcgtcttcgagCGAGGATTCCGACAGCCTTCGAACAAACTTTCCCCGAACTTCACTGGTGATTATTTTGGGAGTTCTTTCATTTGGAACTGTTGTTGGAAACTGTATAGTATGCATTGCCATCAAAAGTCATCCAGCCTTACGTCACGTAACTTACCTGTCAATCTTCAGCCTAGCGATAGCAGACCTTCTTGTCGGGTGCATAGCAATGCCTAGCTACATCTTGAAAAAGTTTGACTGGCACGAGCCTCTCCAGACAATTATATGCGACATTTTTCGCTCTTCCTACTTTCTCACCAGCTACGCTTCTGTTCTGAGCTTGTCTGTGATCAGCGTAGAGCGCCTGATCGCAATCCGAAAACCGCTTGACCATGTGACTATAGTCACACGTGGTAGAGTTATCATGGCTTTGTTTATTTCGTGGTTTGATGCATTGATTGTGTCATTACTTCCTTTTGTCCCGTGGGATTCAGACCCTCCGTATAAGGAATGCAACTACGAGCCTACTCGATGGTGGAGTATTATGGTAATAATCTGCAACGTCATCATCCCATTTCTTGTCATCGTCGTGTGTTATTCTCACATGTACCTTACAGCCAAATCTCATATCAAGAAGATGGCGAATGACAAGATAACTTTAAGAGAAAATAAAGGACGCGTGAGCGCTTATAAGGAACGAAAGGAACGCCGCGGAAACATCACAATAATGATTGTTATTGGTGTTTTCGTGGCCTGTTGGTTTCCTTCTTGTTTTTATTACTTCCTTCAAAAAACTTGTCCGAAATGTTTTcctcaatcatttcaaaccaaGCAAAGTTTCGTTAACGCATTTGTCAAGTTGCTAACTTTTGCATCGTCATTTCTTAATCCTTTAATTTACTGTTGGAGGAGCCGTGAATTCAGAAGTGTTTTTATGAAGATTTGCCtccgaaagaaaaaaagactttcTGAGTCAATTACACATTACTTCAGCAAATACACGTCAAGGAGGAACACCGACCAGAGCTGTAAAGCAGACGTCGAAACTCCAGACGCGTCAAAGCCGTTAAACGCAAAGGAAACAGAGCAAGAAATACTGACTGAGAGCACTGCCTAA
- the LOC136928291 gene encoding adenosine receptor A3-like, giving the protein MFNTSAPSNNAFFENTTSQDQFPLVPIVVILSFLSLGTILGNSLVIVAILVNPALHGVTYLSIFSLAIADLLAGTLAMPSYILKKFFLGDAADVIICDIFRFSYFLTGYASILSLSVISVERMMAVQCPLRYKTRLTHCRVVMGLLLAWFDSLLISSLPFVPWDSSLDKECNYNPTRWWSIVVIICNVIVPFIVIVVCYTYLYFTARSHVRKILSDEFNCSRDNGGVNRLRHASERRASMTILIVIGVFVASWFPSCFYYFLQTTCSQCFSEAFKPMQSTFNALVKMLTFTSSFVNPLIYCWRSKHFRGAFLRIFRRLFGRYSRVHRGDSTMERATHAQGSMVNQAVDAFNTKVNEQKYIPKSEGQQTGQV; this is encoded by the coding sequence ATGTTCAACACGTCTGCGCCAAGCAACAATGCGTTCTTTGAAAACACAACGTCCCAAGACCAATTTCCACTTGTACCCATCGTTGTAATTTTGTCCTTTCTGTCCCTTGGTACGATATTGGGCAATAGCTTGGTCATCGTAGCCATTCTTGTCAACCCTGCCCTTCACGGCGTCACTTACTTGTCGATTTTTAGTTTAGCCATCGCTGATCTCTTGGCTGGAACATTGGCTATGCCGAGTTACATTTTAAAAAAGTTCTTCTTGGGAGATGCAGCTGATGTGATCATATGCGACATTTTCCGTTTTTCGTATTTCCTAACCGGTTATGCTTCCATATTAAGCTTGTCGGTGATTAGCGTAGAAAGGATGATGGCCGTCCAGTGTCCTCTGAGGTACAAAACCAGATTAACACACTGCCGAGTTGTCATGGGATTGCTCCTGGCATGGTTCGATTCACTTCTCATCTCGTCCCTTCCCTTTGTCCCGTGGGATTCAAGCCTTGATAAAGAATGTAACTATAATCCCACGCGCTGGTGGAGTATCGTAGTTATTATCTGCAACGTCATCGTTCCATTTATTGTCATTGTTGTCTGCTATACGTACTTATATTTCACCGCGAGGAGTCATGTAAGAAAGATATTGAGTGACGAATTCAACTGTTCGAGAGACAACGGTGGCGTAAATCGTTTGAGACATGCCAGTGAACGGCGGGCTAGCATGACAATATTAATAGTGATTGGAGTGTTTGTGGCATCCTGGTTTCCATCTTGTTTTTATTACTTTCTCCAAACAACTTGTTCACAGTGTTTCTCAGAGGCATTCAAACCGATGCAAAGCACTTTTAATGCATTGGTAAAAATGTTGACTTTTACGTCATCTTTTGTCAATCCGTTAATTTACTGCTGGAGAAGCAAGCATTTTAGAGGTGCTTTCCTCAGGATTTTTAGACGATTATTTGGCCGATACTCCAGAGTGCATAGAGGTGATTCAACCATGGAAAGAGCAACGCATGCGCAAGGCAGTATGGTCAACCAAGCTGTAGATGCTTTTAACACGAAAGTGAACGAGCAAAAATATATACCGAAATCAGAAGGACAACAAACGGGACAGGtgtag